In Planctomycetota bacterium, one genomic interval encodes:
- a CDS encoding glycosyltransferase, protein MKVALVADPLWLMQELTTLRRLVVGLVDEQVGVVRVLPEWYSEPEEMQSMAGDRLWYGGSRWRFWRDLQLTRVALTMKDIDLDLIHVMDGSLQTVGRRMAATLEVPLVVSVWSKAEAQMLKPHADGPPTAYLAATPALVEACRTSLGQSASIDLVPVGIYMSDIERGPLSDPTHALSCLVVGDGRADGHYQSLLEGMAKVRDQFEQAMYFFYTVASDQHLLWKAAEKLGLLEQVSIVPFEPGSRALLVQADAVIQPQPLGSVRSLVLEAMAAGRPVISIDDPYLDYLHKGECARLLTKPTADDWAACLLELVREPGRMIDMGRAAREYVQTHHPASKFVTGTLQRYRQMTTPENIPFVK, encoded by the coding sequence ATGAAAGTCGCGCTGGTGGCGGATCCATTGTGGTTGATGCAGGAGTTGACGACGCTGCGGCGGCTCGTGGTGGGGCTCGTCGATGAGCAGGTCGGGGTGGTGCGGGTTCTGCCGGAGTGGTACAGCGAGCCGGAGGAGATGCAGAGCATGGCGGGGGATCGGCTGTGGTACGGGGGGAGCCGATGGCGCTTCTGGCGCGACCTTCAGTTGACGCGCGTCGCACTGACGATGAAGGATATCGACCTGGACCTGATTCATGTGATGGACGGGTCGTTGCAGACGGTGGGCCGGCGGATGGCGGCGACGTTGGAGGTGCCGCTGGTGGTGAGCGTGTGGAGCAAGGCGGAAGCGCAGATGCTCAAGCCGCACGCGGACGGCCCGCCGACGGCTTATCTCGCCGCCACGCCCGCGCTGGTCGAGGCCTGCCGCACGAGTCTCGGCCAAAGCGCCAGCATCGACTTGGTCCCCGTCGGCATCTACATGAGCGACATCGAGCGCGGTCCGCTGTCGGATCCGACGCACGCGCTGAGTTGCCTCGTCGTCGGCGACGGCCGGGCGGACGGGCATTATCAATCGCTGCTGGAAGGCATGGCGAAAGTGCGCGATCAGTTCGAGCAGGCGATGTACTTTTTCTACACCGTCGCCTCGGATCAGCATCTTCTATGGAAGGCGGCGGAGAAGCTGGGCCTGCTGGAGCAGGTGAGCATCGTGCCGTTCGAGCCGGGCAGCCGGGCGCTGTTGGTGCAGGCGGACGCGGTGATTCAGCCGCAGCCGCTGGGCTCGGTGCGGTCGCTGGTGCTGGAGGCGATGGCGGCGGGGCGGCCGGTGATCAGCATCGACGACCCGTATCTGGATTATCTGCACAAGGGCGAGTGTGCGCGGCTGTTGACGAAGCCGACGGCCGACGACTGGGCGGCTTGCCTGCTGGAACTGGTGCGCGAGCCGGGGCGCATGATCGACATGGGCCGCGCGGCGCGCGAGTACGTCCAGACGCATCACCCGGCGTCGAAGTTCGTCACGGGTACGCTCCAGCGGTATCGCCAGATGACGACGCCGGAGAATATTCCGTTTGTGAAATGA